Proteins encoded within one genomic window of Scomber japonicus isolate fScoJap1 chromosome 16, fScoJap1.pri, whole genome shotgun sequence:
- the nkx2.1 gene encoding homeobox protein Nkx-2.1, producing MSMSPKHTTPFSVSDILSPLEESYKKVSMENNNLGAPLTSYRQPQVSQAAMQQHHMGHNGTVSAAYHMTAAGVSQLSHTAMGGYCNGNMGDLPSYQDGMRGSATATGWYGANPDPRFSTISRFMGSSSGMNMGSMGSLSSLADVGKGMGSLSSTPRRKRRVLFSQAQVYELERRFKQQKYLSAPEREHLASMIHLTPTQVKIWFQNHRYKMKRQAKDKVSQQQMQQDSGSCQQQQQQSPRRVAVPVLVKDGKPCQGSGHTPTSSTQTHHQQGGNVMIMSNNTSGLGQHQSQQVGSTGHSPDLAPHSSSPPSLQSQVAGLSHLNSPGAEYGSALQCSALLYGRTW from the exons ATGTCGATGAGCCCCAAGCATACGACTCCTTTTTCTGTTTCCGATATCTTGAGTCCCCTTGAGGAGAGCTATAAGAAAGTAAGTATGGAGAATAACAACTTGGGGGCTCCTCTCACTTCTTACCGGCAGCCGCAGGTCTCTCAGGCGGCGATGCAGCAGCACCACATGGGCCATAATGGGACTGTGTCTGCGGCTTACCACATGACTGCTGCAGGTGTTTCTCAGCTGTCACACACGGCCATGGGGGGCTACTGTAACGGCAACATGGGCGACCTGCCGTCTTACCAGGACGGCATGAGGGGCAGCGCCACTGCCACCGGCTGGTACGGAGCCAACCCAGACCCGCGTTTCTCCACCA TTTCTCGCTTCATGGGCTCCTCGTCGGGGATGAACATGGGCAGCATGGGCAGCCTCAGCTCCCTGGCAGACGTGGGTAAAGGCATGGGCTCTCTGTCCAGCACCCCGAGGAGAAAGAGGCGAGTGTTGTTCTCCCAGGCTCAGGTGTACGAGCTGGAGCGACGCTTCAAGCAGCAGAAATACCTTTCGGCGCCGGAGAGGGAGCATCTGGCAAGTATGATCCACCTCACCCCGACCCAGGTGAAAATCTGGTTTCAGAATCACCGGTATAAGATGAAGAGGCAGGCGAAAGACAAAGTGTCCCAGCAGCAAATGCAGCAGGACAGCGGctcctgtcagcagcagcagcaacagtcgCCCCGGAGGGTGGCCGTGCCGGTGTTAGTGAAGGACGGGAAGCCGTGCCAAGGCAGCGGCCACACGCCCACATCCTCcacacagacccaccaccagcaAGGGGGCAATGTCATGATCATGTCCAACAACACATCCGGCCTCGGGCAGCACCAGAGCCAGCAGGTGGGAAGCACAGGTCATTCTCCAGATTTGGCACCGCACTCCTCCAGTCCGCCATCACTGCAGAGCCAGGTGGCCGGCCTCTCTCACCTGAATTCCCCCGGCGCAGAGTACGGCTCGGCCCTGCAGTGTTCAGCCCTGTTATACGGCAGGACGTGGTGA